The proteins below are encoded in one region of Xenopus laevis strain J_2021 chromosome 8L, Xenopus_laevis_v10.1, whole genome shotgun sequence:
- the LOC108699362 gene encoding nuclear receptor subfamily 2 group F member 5 isoform X2 — protein sequence MAMVVNPWQEDIPGVQGPQVNNPPGLCNQDPGGTPQTPTTPKGGIPGQDPVHSGDKGVPNVDCLVCGDKSSGKHYGQFTCEGCKSFFKRSVRRNLTYTCRGNRDCPIDQHHRNQCQYCRLKKCLKVGMRREVQRGRMSHPQTSPGQYTLNNVDPYNGHSYLTGFISLLLRAEPYPTSRYGAQCLQPNNIMGIENICELAARLLFSAIEWAKNIPFFPDFQLSDQVSLLRMTWSELFVLNAAQCSMPLHVAPLLAAAGLHASPMSADRVVAFMDHIRVFQEQVEKLKALHVDSAEYSCLKAIALFTPDAVGITDIGHVESIQEKSQCALEEYVRNQYPNQPTRFGRLLLRLPSLRIVSAPVIEQLFFVRLVGKTPIETLIRDMLLSGSSFNWPYMPMQ from the exons ATGGCCATGGTGGTTAACCCTTGGCAGGAGGACATTCCTGGTGTGCAAGGGCCTCAGGTGAACAACCCACCAGGGCTCTGCAATCAAGATCCAGGTGGTACCCCTCAAACACCCACCACCCCAAAAGGAGGTATCCCTGGGCAGGATCCTGTTCATTCTGGGGATAAAGGGGTACCTAATGTGGACTGCTTGGTGTGTGGAGACAAGTCAAGTGGGAAACACTATGGACAGTTCACCTGTGAAGGTTGCAAGAGTTTCTTTAAGAGGTCGGTGAGAAGGAACCTAACCTACACGTGTAGGGGCAACAGAGACTGTCCCATAGATCAGCATCACCGCAATCAGTGCCAGTACTGCCGCCTGAAGAAGTGTCTCAAAGTTGGCATGAGAAGAGAAG TGCAGCGCGGACGGATGTCTCACCCACAAACCAGCCCCGGCCAGTATACTCTTAACAACGTTGACCCCTACAATGGGCATTCATACCTAACAGGATTCATCTCCTTGCTTCTCCGAGCAGAACCGTACCCAACCTCTCGGTATGGGGCACAGTGCCTCCAACCGAACAACATCATGGGCATTGAGAACATCTGCGAGTTGGCCGCTCGCCTACTCTTCAGTGCTATTGAGTGGGCCAAGAACATTCCTTTCTTTCCTGACTTCCAGCTCTCCGACCAAGTATCCCTGCTTCGTATGACATGGAGTGAGCTGTTTGTTCTTAATGCAGCACAGTGCTCGATGCCCCTCCATGTCGCTCCACTGTTGGCAGCCGCCGGCCTCCATGCATCTCCGATGTCCGCTGACCGTGTGGTGGCCTTTATGGACCATATTCGAGTCTTTCAGGAGCAGGTGGAAAAGCTGAAGGCACTTCATGTTGACTCTGCAGAATATTCCTGTTTGAAAGCCATAGCTTTGTTTACACCTG ATGCGGTGGGAATAACAGACATTGGCCACGTGGAAAGCATTCAAGAGAAATCCCAGTGTGCCCTGGAAGAGTACGTCCGAAACCAGTACCCAAACCAACCGACGCGGTTTGGGAGGCTTTTGCTCCGCCTTCCTTCTTTGCGCATCGTCTCCGCTCCTGTTATAGAGCAACTTTTCTTTGTGCGCCTGGTTGGCAAGACCCCCATTGAGACTTTAATTCGAGACATGCTCCTGTCTGGGTCCAGCTTTAATTGGCCCTATATGCCTATGCAGTGA
- the LOC108699362 gene encoding nuclear receptor subfamily 2 group F member 5 isoform X1, with the protein MAMVVNPWQEDIPGVQGPQVNNPPGLCNQDPGGTPQTPTTPKGGIPGQDPVHSGDKGVPNVDCLVCGDKSSGKHYGQFTCEGCKSFFKRSVRRNLTYTCRGNRDCPIDQHHRNQCQYCRLKKCLKVGMRREAVQRGRMSHPQTSPGQYTLNNVDPYNGHSYLTGFISLLLRAEPYPTSRYGAQCLQPNNIMGIENICELAARLLFSAIEWAKNIPFFPDFQLSDQVSLLRMTWSELFVLNAAQCSMPLHVAPLLAAAGLHASPMSADRVVAFMDHIRVFQEQVEKLKALHVDSAEYSCLKAIALFTPDAVGITDIGHVESIQEKSQCALEEYVRNQYPNQPTRFGRLLLRLPSLRIVSAPVIEQLFFVRLVGKTPIETLIRDMLLSGSSFNWPYMPMQ; encoded by the exons ATGGCCATGGTGGTTAACCCTTGGCAGGAGGACATTCCTGGTGTGCAAGGGCCTCAGGTGAACAACCCACCAGGGCTCTGCAATCAAGATCCAGGTGGTACCCCTCAAACACCCACCACCCCAAAAGGAGGTATCCCTGGGCAGGATCCTGTTCATTCTGGGGATAAAGGGGTACCTAATGTGGACTGCTTGGTGTGTGGAGACAAGTCAAGTGGGAAACACTATGGACAGTTCACCTGTGAAGGTTGCAAGAGTTTCTTTAAGAGGTCGGTGAGAAGGAACCTAACCTACACGTGTAGGGGCAACAGAGACTGTCCCATAGATCAGCATCACCGCAATCAGTGCCAGTACTGCCGCCTGAAGAAGTGTCTCAAAGTTGGCATGAGAAGAGAAG CAGTGCAGCGCGGACGGATGTCTCACCCACAAACCAGCCCCGGCCAGTATACTCTTAACAACGTTGACCCCTACAATGGGCATTCATACCTAACAGGATTCATCTCCTTGCTTCTCCGAGCAGAACCGTACCCAACCTCTCGGTATGGGGCACAGTGCCTCCAACCGAACAACATCATGGGCATTGAGAACATCTGCGAGTTGGCCGCTCGCCTACTCTTCAGTGCTATTGAGTGGGCCAAGAACATTCCTTTCTTTCCTGACTTCCAGCTCTCCGACCAAGTATCCCTGCTTCGTATGACATGGAGTGAGCTGTTTGTTCTTAATGCAGCACAGTGCTCGATGCCCCTCCATGTCGCTCCACTGTTGGCAGCCGCCGGCCTCCATGCATCTCCGATGTCCGCTGACCGTGTGGTGGCCTTTATGGACCATATTCGAGTCTTTCAGGAGCAGGTGGAAAAGCTGAAGGCACTTCATGTTGACTCTGCAGAATATTCCTGTTTGAAAGCCATAGCTTTGTTTACACCTG ATGCGGTGGGAATAACAGACATTGGCCACGTGGAAAGCATTCAAGAGAAATCCCAGTGTGCCCTGGAAGAGTACGTCCGAAACCAGTACCCAAACCAACCGACGCGGTTTGGGAGGCTTTTGCTCCGCCTTCCTTCTTTGCGCATCGTCTCCGCTCCTGTTATAGAGCAACTTTTCTTTGTGCGCCTGGTTGGCAAGACCCCCATTGAGACTTTAATTCGAGACATGCTCCTGTCTGGGTCCAGCTTTAATTGGCCCTATATGCCTATGCAGTGA